In a genomic window of Ipomoea triloba cultivar NCNSP0323 chromosome 3, ASM357664v1:
- the LOC116013599 gene encoding ubiquitin receptor RAD23d-like: MKVLVKTLKGSHFPIEVKPDDTIADVKKTIETVQGSDVYPAAQLMLIHQGKVLKDTTTLEENKVAENNYVVVMLTKNKASSGEASSKPSVAATPATSTGQSTQTVTAPPAIASIVAPPQSAPESAPTPAPNPVSTVSVSDIYGQAASNLVAGSNLEATIQQILDMGGGSWDRDRVVRALRAAYNNPERAVDYLYSGIPEQAGAEAVAQATTTPGGQTVNSSTVPSQQTVPSSGPNANPLNLFPQGLPNVGSNASAGNLDFLRNSQQFQALRAMVQANPQILPAMLQELGKQNPQLLQLIQEHRADFLRLINEPVEGEEGNIFGQMAGALPQAVTVTPEERESIERLEAMGFDQALVLQVFFACNKNEEQAANYLLDHMHEFDD; encoded by the exons ATGAAGGTTTTGGTAAAGACTTTGAAAGGTTCTCACTTCCCGATCGAAGTTAAACCTGACGACACC ATTGCTGATGTGAAGAAAACTATAGAAACAGTTCAGGGCTCAGATGTCTACCCTGCTGCACAGCTGATGCTTATCCATCAGGGTAAAGTTCTCAAGGACACAACAACATtggaagaaaataaagttgctgAAAACAATTATGTTGTTGTTATGCTGACTAAG AATAAGGCCTCATCAGGTGAAGCCTCATCAAAACCTTCTGTTGCG GCCACACCTGCAACCTCCACAGGGCAATCAACACAGACGGTGACAGCGCCTCCAGCTATTGCCTCTATTGTGGCACC TCCTCAGTCTGCTCCTGAATCTGCCCCTACTCCTGCTCCAAATCCAGTTTCTACTGT ttctGTGTCAGATATCTATGGTCAAGCAGCATCAAATCTTGTAGCCGGAAGTAACTTAGAGGCCACAATTCAACAAATTCTTGATATGGGTGGGGGCAGTTGGGACCGGGATAGAGTCGTCCGTGCTTTGCGTGCTGCCTATAACAATCCCGAGAGAGCTGTTGATTACTTGTATTCG GGTATTCCTGAGCAAGCTGGAGCTGAAGCTGTTGCACAAGCAACCACAACTCCCGGTGGGCAAACTGTGAACTCCTCAACTGTGCCTTCTCAACAAACAGTACCTTCCAGTGGCCCAAATGCCAATCCTTTGAATTTATTCCCACAG GGCCTTCCAAATGTGGGTTCCAATGCAAGTGCTGGCAATTTGGATTTCCTACGCAATAGTCAACAG TTCCAGGCCCTCAGAGCCATGGTGCAAGCCAATCCTCAAATCTTGCCG GCTATGCTTCAGGAGCTGGGAAAGCAAAACCCTCAGCTTCTGCAGCTTATTCAAGAACATCGGGCTGATTTCCTCCGCCTCATTAATGAACCTGTTGAAGGAGAGGAGGG GAACATATTTGGTCAGATGGCTGGAGCACTGCCACAAGCTGTCACCGTCACTCCTGAAGAGCGTGAGTCAATTGAGCGA CTTGAAGCTATGGGTTTTGATCAAGCTTTGGTATTGCAAGTGTTTTTTGCATGCAACAAAAATGAGGAGCAGGCAGCTAACTATCTGTTAGATCACATGCATGAGTTTGATGATTAG